Proteins from one Coregonus clupeaformis isolate EN_2021a chromosome 29, ASM2061545v1, whole genome shotgun sequence genomic window:
- the LOC123482209 gene encoding adhesive plaque matrix protein-like has protein sequence MVETGNYMPTPNTGPLRSDLCPSCPHHAPHYRKEGLNMKALISHIAIRPSYQALISHVAIRPSNQALISHVAIRPSYQALISHVAIRPSYQALLSHFATWPSYQALISHVAIRPSYQALISHVAIMPSYQALISHVAIRPSYQALLSHVAIRPSYQALLSHLAIRPSFPMLPSGPHIRPSYPILPSGPHIPRCHQGLLSHVAIRPSYQALLSHVAIRPSYQALISHIAIRPSYQALISHVAIRPSYQALISHVAIRTSYQALISHIAIRPSYKALISHVAIRPSYQALISHVAIRPSYQALLSHVAIRPSYQALISHVAIRPSYQALISRVAIMPSYQALISHVAIRPSYQALLSNVAIRPSYQALLSHVAIRPSYQALISHVAIRPSYQALISHVAIRPSYQALISHVAIRAIISGPHIPRCHQASYQALISHVAIRPSYQALISHVAIRPSYQALISHVAIRPSYQALLSHVAIRPHIRPSYPTLPSGPSYQALISHVAIMPSYQALISHVAIRPSYQALLSHVAIRPSYQALISHVAIRPSYQALLSHVAIRPSYQALLSHLAIRPSFPMLPSGPHIRPSYPILPSGPHIPRCHQGLLSHVAIRPSYQALLAHVAIRPSYQAFISHVAIRPSYQALISHVAIRPSYQALISHVAIRPSYQALISHVAIRPSYQALISHVAIRPSYQALISHVAIRPSYQALISHVAIRPSYQALISHVAIRPSYQALIFHVAIRPSYQALIFHVAIRPAKQSQSEKHFHQPINNDFPVLYIHSD, from the exons GCCCTCATATCCCACATTGCCATCAGGCCCTCATATCAGGCCCTCATATCCCACGTTGCCATCAGGCCCTCAAATCAGGCCCTCATATCCCACGTTGCCATCAGGCCCTCATATCAGGCCCTCATATCCCACGTTGCCATCAGGCCCTCATATCAGGCCCTCTTATCCCACTTTGCCACATGGCCCTCATATCAGGCCCTCATATCCCACGTTGCCATCAGGCCCTCATATCAGGCACTCATATCCCACGTTGCCATCATGCCCTCATATCAGGCCCTCATATCCCACGTTGCCATCAGGCCCTCATATCAGGCCCTCTTATCCCACGTTGCCATCAGGCCCTCATATCAGGCCCTCTTATCCCATCTTGCCATCAGGCCCTCATTTCCCATGTTGCCATCAGGCCCTCATATCAGGCCCTCATATCCCATCTTGCCATCAGGCCCTCATATCCCACGTTGCCATCAGGGCCTCTTATCCCACGTTGCCATCAGGCCCTCATATCAGGCCCTCTTATCCCACGTTGCCATCAGGCCCTCATATCAGGCCCTCATATCCCACATTGCCATCAGGCCCTCATATCAGGCCCTCATATCCCACGTTGCCATCAGGCCCTCATATCAGGCCCTCATATCCCACGTTGCCATCAGGACCTCATATCAGGCCCTCATATCCCACATTGCCATCAGGCCCTCATATAAGGCCCTCATATCCCACGTTGCCATCAGGCCCTCATATCAGGCCCTCATATCCCACGTTGCCATCAGGCCCTCATATCAGGCCCTCTTATCCCACGTTGCCATCAGGCCCTCATATCAGGCCCTCATATCCCACGTTGCCATCAGGCCCTCATATCAGGCCCTCATATCCCGCGTTGCCATCATGCCCTCATATCAGGCCCTCATATCCCACGTTGCCATCAGGCCCTCATATCAGGCCCTCTTATCCAACGTTGCCATCAGGCCCTCATATCAGGCCCTCTTATCCCACGTTGCCATCAG GCCCTCATATCAGGCCCTCATATCCCACGTTGCCATCAGGCCCTCATATCAGGCCCTCATATCCCACGTTGCCATCAGGCCCTCATATCAGGCCCTCATATCCCACGTTGCCATCAGGGCCATCATATCAGGCCCTCATATCCCACGTTGCCATCAGGCCTCATATCAGGCCCTCATATCCCACGTTGCCATCAGGCCCTCATATCAGGCCCTCATATCCCACGTTGCCATCAGGCCATCATATCAGGCCCTCATATCCCACGTTGCCATCAGGCCCTCATATCAGGCCCTCTTATCCCACGTTGCCATCAGGCCTCATATCAGGCCCTCATATCCCACGTTGCCATCAGGCCCCTCATATCAGGCCCTCATATCCCACGTTGCCATCATGCCCTCATATCAGGCCCTCATATCCCACGTTGCCATCAGGCCCTCATATCAGGCCCTCTTATCCCACGTTGCCATCAGGCCCTCATATCAGGCCCTCATATCCCACGTTGCCATCAGGCCCTCATATCAGGCCCTCTTATCCCACGTTGCCATCAGGCCCTCATATCAGGCCCTCTTATCCCATCTTGCCATCAGGCCCTCATTTCCCATGTTGCCATCAGGCCCTCATATCAGGCCCTCATATCCCATCTTGCCATCAGGCCCTCATATCCCACGTTGCCATCAGGGCCTCTTATCCCACGTTGCCATCAGGCCATCATATCAGGCCCTCTTAGCCCACGTTGCCATCAGGCCCTCATATCAGGCCTTCATATCCCACGTTGCCATCAGGCCCTCATATCAGGCCCTCATATCTCACGTTGCCATCAGGCCCTCATATCAGGCCCTCATATCCCACGTTGCCATCAGGCCATCATATCAGGCCCTCATATCCCACGTTGCCATCAGGCCCTCATATCAGGCCCTCATATCCCACGTTGCCATCAGGCCATCATATCAGGCCCTCATATCCCACGTTGCCATCAGGCCCTCATATCAGGCCCTCATATCCCACGTTGCCATCAGGCCCTCATATCAGGCCCTCATATCCCACGTTGCCATCAGGCCCTCATATCAGGCCCTCATATTCCACGTTGCCATCAGGCCCTCATATCAGGCCCTCATATTCCACGTTGCCATCAGGCCTGCTAAACAGAGCCAGTCAGAGAAGCATTTTCATCAGCCCATTAATAATGACTTCCCAGTACTTTACATTCACTCTGATTAA